One window of the Rhipicephalus sanguineus isolate Rsan-2018 chromosome 4, BIME_Rsan_1.4, whole genome shotgun sequence genome contains the following:
- the LOC119391864 gene encoding THAP domain-containing protein 11-like, producing MFSLYRFPSSPELQKKWVASVNRKNFRVSPSSRLCSRHFVGGKKTDENNVPMLHLGYQRKVVVGRRRLVRQEYLPKSKKKRVNDDALSDSAETSAQASEGTPLSDTENDENVPNLCKPSLNSDPKAAFDLGGFQSCTAFADMWL from the exons atgttctcgctgtatcgctttccgtcgtcgccggaattgcagaagaaatgggtggcgtcggtaaatcggaaaaacttccgtgtgtcgccatcgtcacgcctGTGTTCGCGGCACTTCGTTGGCGGAAAAaaaaccgacgagaacaacgtcCCCATGCTGCATCTGGGATACCAACGAAAG GTTGTTGTGGGGCGGCGACGCTTGGTTAGGCAAGAATATCTTCCCAAATCAAAGAAG AAGCGTGTGAATGATGACGCCCTCTCGGACTCGGCTGAGACAAGTGCGCAAGCAAGTGAAGGCACA CCTCTCTCCGACACTGAGAATGATGAGAACGTGCCCAATCTATGCAAGCCTTCTTTG AACAGTGACCCGAAAGCAGCCTTCGATTTAGGAGGATTCCAGTCGTGCACGGCATTCGCGGATATGTGGCTCTAG